In the genome of Rhopalosiphum padi isolate XX-2018 chromosome 1, ASM2088224v1, whole genome shotgun sequence, the window TGGGTAGGCCAGTTTTGTTCTGTAGTGTGTAAGTGTGCTTATAACTATTAGGGAAAATTTTTCCAATCACATGGAACCaaacagtcaaataaaaattgggtaGGTCCGGGCCTAGTCGGCCTACCCTGTAAACACGCCACTGACGCCTTCTGTTGCGATTTTTATGGTAATGCTAAAATACTAAGGGCACTTAGGGCATAAATTcacaattataatactatatactatatagccatATAACTCTACCTACAAGTACCTATATCTTatgacatacatattttataagcataCCTATCATAACAATTATAGTAACATAGGTATAACCATGTTCATGTACCATGTACCTATACTAGTATGTAAGTGTCCTACCGTTGACTAgacaaattacaaatacaagtattttcaattttgaagtaTTACGACTTACGAggcgtacctatttataataatcttattacaaacctaaaatataaaaacatatgatcGCGCGAGTGGTGATAACGATCCGGCTATCGTCAGACTACAACTCACACAATCACAGTCGAATGTGTTATCAAAACGATATTCCTCAATAATTCCTGTATGTTGTacctaaaacaataatattataatatttaatatttacactattatactttacattaggtattaattatcaataaacaagtggaacattaaattacattttattgtgtgttattaatcttatttatattattattaatgttatagtaTAGTTGTTCTTGTTCCGTTTCTATGCGCGCACGCAACAAATAACATTAAGCAATTCTCACTCGCTTATAATTATACAGCGACGCTTAGATCGCCGTTCACTCGTTCACAGAGTATCCGAAACCCGTGTCGCAACATGAACTTCGAACCAGACTTGAAGCAGTACACTATGTGCTCGGTGTTGGGATCGTGTTTCTCAGACCGGGCGGTCGTGTTCCTAGGCAAACACAACAAGAGCGGCAACCTGGTGGCAATGAAAAACTTCAACTTAGATAGCATGTCAAAAACTGACTGTCAGCTTATACAGGATGAGATTTACAACACTAGGCAGCTGATGCACCCAAACCTCATACCGTATGTGACTTCCTTTTTGGACAAGAGTCAGCTGTATGTCGTGTTCCCACTCATGGGGTACGGTTCATGCAGAGACTTGTTGCGCAACCATTTTGTGGAAGGATTACCGGAAACAGTTATAGCATTTGTGCTCAGAGACGTTCTACTGGGACTGgagtatatacacaataaaggGCTCGTGCATAGGTTGGTAGCTTTTCCTCGCTGTtagtattaatcaatatttctataattttttttttcctacaGAGCTATAAAGGCAGGCCATATATTGATACGTGCAGATGGACATGCATGCTTGTCAGGCTTACGTAGCATGTGTCCAATCGATAAACGGTCCAATTTACATTCCTTGCCACTGCAATCTGCTAATAACTTGAATTGGTCTAGTCCCGAGATGCTTGAACAAAATTTGCTGGGGTACAACGAAAAGTCTGACATTTACAGTATAGGCATAACATCATGCGAACTGGCAAATGGTTTCGTTCCTTTTGCTGAAACTGATACCACACTTATGCTTACACAAAAAGTTAAAGGTTTAATTCCACACTTGCTTGACTGCACTACGTGCTACCCTTATGAAGATAATGCAGCTGATAATGGATACCAGTCTGAAGAAACAATTGGCGTGAATGCAGCGCCTGTGAGCAATGTATATACAAGAATGTTTACAGAGGAGTTTCACAATCTTGTTGAATTGTGTTGTCAACGAGATCCAGAAAGTAGACCTTCTGCACCCAATTTGTTGGCTCATACTTTTACTAAACAAGTGTGtttcaattatacattttttaaacattactttcttaatgtgtatatacacttatataccttatacacaatcatttaatatttatatttacaacattatatatatttatttttcttatgatctaaaaaaatattatctgcaTCCTAAATAAATCAAAGCATCccaagatttttataaatacttaataacttttattcatataatttagaatattttattaaaaatgttaaaaagaaTTAGTTATGTCATTATGTGATTAAAACAGTCCTAGTGAtacaatttaagaaatattttctaattgcttaacttgtataataaaacaactaataaataaaaaaaacttattaactTAATGAATAAACACTAATgggatttaaatataattataaaaaagatatataaaTGCTACatgtttatttacaaaatttaaatttgagtttgtaaaaatgtaaatttttatctaatatttaaaaaaacttaattcaaGAATGtctaatatgtatgttatttcAGGCGCGAATCAAAAGGATGATAGCCCCCCACCTCCCATAGACTGCCACTAAAGTGAATTCTAAGACGTCTGTTTTTGGcagcaaataaaatataatactcacATGGTATTTTCTCTCCTCTACCCATAAATATATTCTGGATCCACACCtgtgttttttttgtattcattaaGACTTAACTATACTTAATAGAACATTATACACACtcattttttcttcattttcatGTCtcaacaaatttgaaatttacatgTGCAGAAAGTAGAATTTACCATAAGTCTACAAGAAAAATATAGATCcccaattaatttaagttttaactaggGGTTTGTGGCTTGATACTAATTAGGAATGACTGATTTGGACACAGCTTTGTATACTTGTAAAATGAAGACTACAAAAGTTAGCAGGAatccttttaaattttaataattgatggaatttaaaattgtgtatatacatgtatatatttaatgataattaaatacttaatgctATTTTATAGGTGAAAAGAGTGAATGTAAAAGTAACTGATTTATTACGACCTGCTGTACCGCTGTTGAAGACAAATGTTGCAGAAATAAGTGATGATCTCGCTTCTATTGGAGGCATGTCACAACAATTGAGTGATCTTGACCTGTTGACTTATGCATGGGATTTTGACCTTAATGATATAGTACCAACACTATAAATGCCTATTACCAGTATTAGTATTAGTTAGCAAGTGTTCATccctattatattgtatgcaatatAGTTCAGTAGCTAGTCTAAATATATGAaactttaaagaaatatataatatttagattaatgtaGTACCTACACAACTACtgaagatttattttatatggatcatttattttaaatttactttaatcatattatattttcaaattgatttctgcttaaattttaataaaaaattttgttttatgttgagtgtaattcagttaaatatttaattttgatgtttGGCTGTTattgctatttataaaatataataattaatagtaattttttattttttgcaaataGGTACTTCAGTTCTACAACACATTCTTTGTGAATGTTAGTTACAAACAATTGGTACTTAGCattttgtattagtttttaatgttaatacttaatcataaaactatactatttgcttttaataaattaaataactatctaatattattaggtatgatATTGtactaaacacaatattatatttatttggtgCTTCTAGGtttccccccccaaaaaaaatgatCTCTTTATTTTGTTGGTTCATTATTAGCAACGCTTTAAAacttttgacaatttttattttacttttgaaaacattaactaACTTTTTGTGCTATTTAGCAATACTGttaacatttacatttacatagCTTTTACAAATTAGTTTTGCCACATAGTTATATAACTAGTCTCTTTGTATATGctacctaaattaaaataaaaaatgcaagtATATAACACATTCTCAACATTgctcaatatttcaaaatattacattcattattgtttcgagtataaaaaaaaattgcaattaatttttgaagcgctgtgcattttattttatattatattatattccttgaTCTAAGTTCTAAACgtggtattaaatttattaatatgaaaaacatttattttttattcacatttatttgttaattatatgttgatgtatgttttgtattttaccaaactacatttttagtattatttttaaatgtatgtctcattctactattattttaattatgattattattttatatttgttgttgtttattatagatgtaatttctactattatttgttctcataaagtaaattattcagTTATACTATTTgcacaaacatttaataatatattaaataatataaatgtataagaaattaaattaaaatatatatatttatgtgtgtataactttaaagcatttttttaaattttttctatatctaattatttattatcctaaaaatattagaaatttgaatcataattattattattattaataataatattgtgaatatacTCATGGGCGCCGCCAGGAATTTTATCGTGGGGGAGGGGGGTGCATCGTGCAAGTAGGTATaagtttatttctaaataatgcttatatgcgtaataataataatagttaaatacgtaatataatataatataatgtagataattatgcaaaataaatagtttcaataccatccaatttttttaatttaatttaattttttgtaaagcCAGGGGGGTGCAAGTGCACCTTGACCGAGCACCTTGGCACCTCGGTGTCCatgaatatactaaataatatagtaaagcaAAACAATCTGAagcttgtatacttgtataatagaaaatagtttaaaacaattgtttaggcttaataaaaaatatttaaaattttataaaatcactaATAAGTTGGTcttaaagcatttaaaatacatatgcaGGTGTTTTTTTATGAAAGTTAAGTAACTTAGAACTGTTCTAATTATgacaaaattcatcaaaatcacagaagtttgtaaattattttgttgttaaaaatatattaaattttttattttagtagttaGTCATGAACAATACCAGATTCTTCTGAAGTTATTCTGaaagaaatttataaatctcaaaaatacttttttaatacaaatttttttattggcatttcaaGTTGCAATTgaatttgatattatacaaaaattaacaattttaattattttatagcaatTCAAAAACTACTCAGTACTCAGTATATTCCACAAGGAAAATTTATGagtcatatataaattattcataattattttgcaATTTAGGTGTCTTAAGTTAGATTAGAATATTAGATGCCTGAAATCTTCAGTTTAACCAAAAATACGatacatatatcattatttattataatgtattaccaGAGCCGTGCCGTGGGGGGGGGGCCTAAGGGGCATGGTTTAAAGGGGCGCCGagaaaattgaaatacataatgataaataaaatagggggcgaatttttttaattttagataagtaACATAGTAAGTAATGATATTAAGCATTACCCAAAATCGGTTAGTcagaaaatcaaaattatcgacgtattatacgatttatacgtTTATCATGATCCAACTACAATCGATTGTCGATAATTCAAAATTGGAAGGACTtatgaaaaatttcaaattgcCAAGTAGTTTGAAATATCGAgagcaaaaaaaatttaaattactgagttatgaaaaaaaatttgtttgattattataattattaaatatttcatcaaattAGGCGGCATTACAACtacctatttattgtttttaaaatgtaaataggtataaaattaggtttattgttataaaagcttattattttttgaagaaatcagtaattattataatatataagctaaATTTATACACAATAGTATAGTCAGTAGTGGATTCATGGGGGAGGAGACCAAGGCCTAAAGCTAAAATACAGTCctaaatattgacatattgtgtttacaaaattatataataggaatataataatattataaaacttttgtcTCCTCTCCAAAACAAAATACCTAGATCAGCCACTGATTACTACATTACACATATACACGGGGCAATGTGGgttatacgatatacctacttGATACTTCCTTCCACATTAAAACCACCACTTAACTtcggtttataaatatattataacgtataactTTGTATCTACGATCTGTGGCCTGTGCTCATCAAAACCAGTAGTTAGTAAAGTTAATGTCATAGGTTTATggttaatgtaaaaaatatcttatcaGTTGGATGCACTGTTTTTAATAACACTTGTTTGatttgattacaatttacaaaatattttgggcGTGTGATTCAAAGTTTAAACTGAAATTGTTCGTAAGAATTAAGGAATAAGACattgaaatacaattaatacaatacaaatccATCCAGTAATGTAAGCTTTTAAATTGAGTCCTTCTAAATCGTTCGTCAAAATACAAATCTCATTACGATGCCGTCCGCTCTTTGTATGTTTTGCATGAGCTTCATTGTTTTATACAGCGTTTATTCTGGTAAGGAAAACAATCTGAACATGTTTATGTTGATGTCCTGACCTAACAACTGaatattttcagtaaattaaatgattcatttttgttattttttagtatgtGGTCTCATGTGTTGGCATTGCGATTCACTCCACGACCCCAAATGCATTGATCCATTTGACAATCACTCGATGCCAATGAAAGATTGTAAACTGGAAAAGTTGGACACATATCCCGGTGTGCGAGGTACAATGTGCCGCAAAATTCGTCAAAAAGGTATAGTAGATaacataaaaaagttaaataaatgctTACCTAAATggcttattgatttaaattatttttagtgtacGGGAAATGGCGTTATTATCGGAGTTGTGCTTTTTTGGGCGAACCCGGCATTGGCGGTGACGAACGTTATTGTTTAATGAGAACAggcacacataatatatttactgaatATTGTACTTGCAATTCTAGAGATGGATGCAATGGTGCATCCaacttttcattttcatttttaagctTGTTGTTAGCACCAGCTCTTATTGTTTACAGAATACTGCTGTAATGTGTTCATCAAACAATATAAGTAGTTATTATCTTTATCTGAATAACTTTTTAAGATTATAGAACATAGTTTTCAACAGGTATCTAATCAtttgatattgtttaaattgttatgGTATTTGCCATGATAAATTAACTGATAATGTAACTGATCCGtccatttttaacttatttaataataaaataacatttatattaaaaatatttatagtttgtattttttttttatat includes:
- the LOC132918024 gene encoding uncharacterized protein LOC132918024 — protein: MPSALCMFCMSFIVLYSVYSVCGLMCWHCDSLHDPKCIDPFDNHSMPMKDCKLEKLDTYPGVRGTMCRKIRQKVYGKWRYYRSCAFLGEPGIGGDERYCLMRTGTHNIFTEYCTCNSRDGCNGASNFSFSFLSLLLAPALIVYRILL
- the LOC132917225 gene encoding STE20-related kinase adapter protein alpha; its protein translation is MNFEPDLKQYTMCSVLGSCFSDRAVVFLGKHNKSGNLVAMKNFNLDSMSKTDCQLIQDEIYNTRQLMHPNLIPYVTSFLDKSQLYVVFPLMGYGSCRDLLRNHFVEGLPETVIAFVLRDVLLGLEYIHNKGLVHRAIKAGHILIRADGHACLSGLRSMCPIDKRSNLHSLPLQSANNLNWSSPEMLEQNLLGYNEKSDIYSIGITSCELANGFVPFAETDTTLMLTQKVKGLIPHLLDCTTCYPYEDNAADNGYQSEETIGVNAAPVSNVYTRMFTEEFHNLVELCCQRDPESRPSAPNLLAHTFTKQVKRVNVKVTDLLRPAVPLLKTNVAEISDDLASIGGMSQQLSDLDLLTYAWDFDLNDIVPTL